In Macrobrachium nipponense isolate FS-2020 chromosome 25, ASM1510439v2, whole genome shotgun sequence, one genomic interval encodes:
- the LOC135199369 gene encoding uncharacterized protein LOC135199369, with amino-acid sequence MRKGSQMNGKAMDKMENKKLAWSRAALGDDPEEEDLSDERKGALCCCRSTSGCGPSCSIFWKYVFGRAFKMSMYVLDIVTDVSVAVADYRRGDLAFAAITLALVFTPGFLFALFAFTQVLYNTTGLLTCIKAPFWLLVFPVLPLWPVVRDLHQIYHGIMALFPSSRQHHLNNLNRPSRAYLVKFLEAFTESAPQILLRLYKITIRRMDMPFYDIEPIEYFQVTLSLVTLAANIISTYQKSISTAQIVSGEMDQHERFRLPCHTQIFIFFWWLPFLIARFQSMALFAGALNWWIFVVIGIHVVIVFLFQTVAAGKDRVKRVFIYLFSGFVFIFTYLQFNMKPRMKVTPWFPYAIYVIVVFIENSVMLVAWFFHQQNTVAALTLFTPEEKESQRTHRVYLIFFHYAVFCIAVIMMILTFCCAPKRPESSKKKEEKKKERNNAHELTTPQELTPTWKNAHELTTPQELTPTLVTSTQELTATPKAS; translated from the exons ATGAGGAAGGGATCGCAGATGAACGGAAAGGCGATGGACAAGATGGAGAACAAGAAGCTGGCTTGGTCCAGGGCGGCTCTGGGAGACGATCCGGAAGAGGAGgacctctctgacgaaaggaaaGGCGCCCTTTGTTGCTGCAGGTCTACTTCCGGTTGTGGTCCCTCCTGctccatattttggaa GTACGTCTTTGGGCGCGCCTTCAAGATGTCCATGTACGTCCTAGACATCGTGACAGACGTCTCCGTGGCTGTGGCTGACTAcaggagag GAGATTTGGCCTTCGCCGCCATAACCCTGGCCCTAGTCTTCACTCCCGGGTTTCTGTTCGCCCTCTTCGCCTTCACGCAGGTCCTCTACAACACGACGGGGCTTCTGACGTGCATCAAGGCGCCCTTCTGGCTTCTCGTCTTTCCGGTGCTGCCTCTTTGGCCGGTCGTCAG GGACCTCCACCAAATATATCACGGCATCATGGCCCTGTTCCCTTCGAGCAGACAGCACCACCTGAATAATCTGAACAGGCCCAGCCGTGCCTACCTGGTCAAGTTCCTGGAAGCCTTTACGGAGTCAGCGCCGCAGATATTACTCAGGCTGTACAAGATCACGATACGGAGGATGGACATGCCCTTCTACGACATAG AACCGATCGAGTACTTccaagtgactctctctctcgtaacactGGCCGCGAACATCATCTCCACGTACCAGAAGAGCATCTCGACAGCGCAAATCGTCAGCGGGGAGATGGACCAGCACGAGAGGTTTCGATTGCCCTGTCACACTCAG atcttcatcttcttctggtGGCTGCCTTTCCTGATAGCCCGTTTCCAGTCGATGGCCCTTTTCGCCGGAGCGCTGAATTGGTGGATCTTTGTCGTCATAGGGATCCACGTGGTCATCGTCTTTCTCTTCCAGACGGTCGCTGCCGGGAAGGACCGGGTCAAGAGGGTCTTCATCTACCTGTTCAGCGGCTTCGTGTTCATTTTCACCTACCTGCAGTTCAACATGAAGCCTAGAATGAAG GTCACCCCGTGGTTCCCGTACGCCATTTATGTCATCGTGGTGTTTATCGAAAACTCTGTGATGCTGGTGGCGTGGTTCTTCCACCAGCAGAACACGGTGGCAGCCTTGACGTTATTCACGCCAGAAGAAAAAGAATCGCAGAGGACGCATCGGGTGTACCTCATCTTCTTCCACTACGCCGTCTTCTGCATCGCTGTCATCATGATGATCCTGACCTTCTGCTGTGCTCCGAAGAGGCCTGAGAGTagtaagaagaaggaggagaagaagaaggaacggAACAATGCACACGAGTTGACAACACCCCAAGAGCTGACTCCAACTTGGAAGAATGCACACGAGTTAACAACACCCCAAGAGCTGACTCCAACTTTGGTGACTAGTACCCAAGAACTGACAGCCACTCCCAAGGCCTCTTAG
- the LOC135199039 gene encoding zinc finger protein 300-like, translating to MEFHVSRKLPAMEEQLPLYFWTKQAQQYQAQQLQAHQIQQQQQLQVEQVQQVQQQQQQQQVQVQPAQQIQQIHHPIEPGSDGKLTCLECGKAFAKRSSLEYHKKTHTGEKPFRCNICGKAFANNRNLVVHTRIHTGERPFVCAECGKAFTQRSMLTVHLRIHTGERPYLCSECGKSFYQSDHLTKHRRIHTGEKPYSCQNCGKSFATAVPSGSM from the coding sequence ATGGAATTCCACGTGAGCCGGAAACTGCCAGCAATGGAGGAACAACTTCCCCTTTACTTTTGGACCAAGCAGGCTCAGCAGTATCAGGCACAGCAGCTGCAGGCTCACCAGATTCAGCAACAGCAACAGTTGCAGGTCGAACAAGTACAGCAGgtgcagcaacaacaacagcagcagcaggttCAAGTCCAGCCAGCACAGCAGATCCAACAGATCCATCATCCCATCGAGCCGGGCAGCGATGGGAAGCTGACGTGTCTAGAGTGCGGGAAGGCCTTTGCCAAACGCAGCAGCCTCGAGTACCACAAGAAAACGCACACGGGGGAAAAGCCCTTTCGTTGTAACATCTGCGGGAAGGCCTTCGCCAATAACCGGAACCTCGTTGTCCACACTCGAATCCACACCGGCGAGAGGCCGTTTGTTTGTGCAGAATGCGGCAAAGCTTTTACACAGAGGAGTATGTTGACTGTCCATTTAAGGATCCACACAGGCGAGAGGCCGTACCTTTGCAGCGAGTGCGGGAAATCCTTCTATCAGAGTGACCACCTCACAAAGCATCGCCGTATCCACACAGGAGAAAAGCCTTATTCCTGCCAGAATTGCGGGAAGTCGTTCGCGACAGCAGTGCCCTCAGGCAGCATGTGA
- the LOC135199040 gene encoding gastrula zinc finger protein XlCGF71.1-like, with protein MQHKGIKPEECDLCGKKFPTKGLLTNHRRTHFKEKAFKCELCDEEFMRLVTLKKHVKYVHGHGTNGRVPPIYDDRPSRKPYGESKPFVCDECDVTFTSNGKFLAHQQTHRPNKQFKCDDCGMCFAKSYTLEVHRRMHTSVSPVIQASPVPVNSMTTIASVTPVLTIPATVSVPQTSNKITAYVKVPQRPIAVKREPQYNDPLAMATAAAQVTPDLVESLTLPEQHHPYNYHYSSQGKTMYATKYRK; from the coding sequence ATGCAGCACAAGGGTATCAAACCTGAGGAGTGTGACTTATGTGGGAAGAAGTTCCCCACAAAGGGCCTTTTGACGAACCACAGAAGAACTCACTTCAAGGAGAAGGCCTTCAAATGTGAACTGTGCGACGAAGAATTCATGAGATTGGTCACTCTGAAGAAGCACGTCAAGTACGTCCACGGCCACGGCACCAACGGGAGAGTCCCCCCGATCTACGACGACCGGCCGAGCAGGAAGCCTTACGGGGAGTCTAAGCCGTTCGTGTGTGACGAGTGTGACGTGACTTTTACCAGCAATGGGAAGTTCCTTGCCCATCAGCAGACTCACCGCCCCAACAAGCAGTTCAAGTGCGACGATTGCGGCATGTGTTTCGCCAAGAGTTATACCCTGGAAGTGCACAGGCGAATGCACACAAGTGTCTCTCCAGTTATCCAGGCTTCGCCAGTGCCCGTCAACTCCATGACCACTATAGCATCTGTCACCCCAGTTTTGACGATACCGGCAACCGTCAGCGTTCCGCAGACTTCAAATAAAATCACGGCGTACGTCAAGGTTCCTCAGCGTCCCATAGCTGTCAAACGAGAGCCTCAGTACAACGACCCTCTAGCCATGGCCACAGCTGCGGCCCAGGTGACTCCTGACTTGGTGGAGAGCCTGACCTTGCCGGAACAGCACCATCCGTACAACTACCATTACTCGAGCCAAGGCAAGACCATGTATGCCACCAAATATCGAAAGTGA